DNA sequence from the bacterium genome:
GGTCACCAGGAAAGATATCGCGACCATCAGGAGGATTATTGCCTCACATCCGGAGAAAAGCAGACGCTTCATTTCTCAAGAAGTATGCAGGCAGTGGGATTGGAGGCAGCCTAGTGGTGTTCTGAAAGATATGGTCTGTCGAAGCCTGCTTCTTCTTTTGGAGGCTAATGGCCTTATTAAACTGCCTGCCCGAAAATTCACCCCTGCCAACCCTCTTGCAAAGCGAAAGAAACCATCCGGGGTAATAGTCGATAAAACTCCTGTTCATTGTTCTATCGGCGACCTGTTTCCTATCAAGCTTGAACAAGTTCGCAGAACTGGTTTTGAGAAGATGTTCAATGCTCTTTTAAGTGAGTACCATTATCTGGGTTATAGCCAACCAGTTGGAGAGCATCTTAAATATATTGCATTTTCCCATGATCGGCCTATTGCGTGTCTGGCATGGGAGTCAGCGCCATGGTATATTGGCGCACGAGATCGTTTCATTGGCTGGAGCAAAAAGATCAGAGAGAACAATCTTCATCTGATCGCCAATAACCTGCGTTTTTTGATCCTGCCATGTGTTCAAGTTTCCTGTTTAGCGTCATATCTATTGGCATTGAACCGTCATCGCTTGTCACAAGATTGGCAAAATCTATATCACCATCCGGTTTATCTGCTTGAAACTTTTGTTGACACAGAGCGATATCTTGGGACCTGTTACAAGGCGGACAATTGGCTCTGCGTTGGCCAGACAACGGGTCTGGGCAAGCTGAGCAAATCGCGCCAACCCCTACTTTCCAAAAAGGCTGTTTATGTCTATCCCTTGACTAAAAACTTTCGCCGGGAGTTATGTCATGACGCATGATGAAGCATTGGCCTTGTATAATGCCGGACCGAAAGTTGTAGCCAAAATCCTGTGTGATTTAAGCAATACTATTGAATCTCAGCAAGAGCAGATAAAGGTCCTGGAGGTCAAGGTTGCCAAGCTTTCAAAGAACTCATCCAATTCCAGCAAACCTCCTTCTTCCGATGACATTACAAAGCCCAAGTCCAACAAGAAGAAAAAGAAGGGTAAGCGCAGAATTGGTGGACAACCCGGGCATCAGAGACATGAGCGTCATTTATTTTCTGAAGAGGAGATTGACAAGTTTCATCCCTACATATTGACTTGTTGTCCGGACTGCCACGGCGAAGTCAGCATCACAG
Encoded proteins:
- a CDS encoding DUF4338 domain-containing protein — protein: MVCRSLLLLLEANGLIKLPARKFTPANPLAKRKKPSGVIVDKTPVHCSIGDLFPIKLEQVRRTGFEKMFNALLSEYHYLGYSQPVGEHLKYIAFSHDRPIACLAWESAPWYIGARDRFIGWSKKIRENNLHLIANNLRFLILPCVQVSCLASYLLALNRHRLSQDWQNLYHHPVYLLETFVDTERYLGTCYKADNWLCVGQTTGLGKLSKSRQPLLSKKAVYVYPLTKNFRRELCHDA